Proteins from a single region of Lentimicrobium sp. L6:
- the smpB gene encoding SsrA-binding protein SmpB — MALPSVYIKNKRASYEYFLEEKFVAGIQLTGTEIKSIRYGKATLTDAYCSFFGLELFVRAMHISEYKLGTHYNHEPKRDRKLLLTKRELKKLKVKINEKGYTLVPVSLFINDKGLAKLQFALAKGKHTYDKRASLKEKDIKRDIEREKY, encoded by the coding sequence ATGGCACTACCTTCAGTATATATTAAGAATAAAAGAGCATCTTACGAATACTTTTTAGAAGAGAAATTTGTTGCTGGAATTCAATTAACAGGAACAGAAATTAAATCGATAAGATATGGGAAAGCAACGCTAACAGATGCATATTGTAGCTTTTTTGGTTTGGAACTTTTTGTAAGAGCCATGCACATTAGTGAGTATAAATTAGGCACGCATTATAATCACGAACCTAAGCGTGACCGTAAACTTTTGTTAACAAAGCGTGAATTAAAGAAGCTAAAGGTGAAAATTAATGAAAAAGGATATACTTTAGTGCCTGTATCTCTTTTTATAAATGATAAAGGCTTAGCCAAACTCCAATTTGCCTTGGCAAAAGGAAAACATACCTACGATAAAAGAGCTAGTCTAAAAGAAAAGGATATTAAAAGAGATATTGAAAGAGAAAAGTATTAG